The Corvus hawaiiensis isolate bCorHaw1 chromosome 2, bCorHaw1.pri.cur, whole genome shotgun sequence genome includes a window with the following:
- the RHNO1 gene encoding RAD9, HUS1, RAD1-interacting nuclear orphan protein 1, which translates to MPPKKKCTYKARKAELVFLERPRAGPIHCYETPLHLAENPRRVPTKPVDQNTSAAWVCPQFDTTKSVVLKACQKKHRGPHKPYNHDANHSSFHAGGACRGAVACRFPPLTFENPSGHAVPQLDDPNRLRKNAQCSHNQPKKGTAANASIEVKSPDNCGEPAPQPVEQEVLSPPDAEAAQAPSPRNGRCSNTLSQSSHAWHPEKELAFGIEPCGRRESAAVLVTDTPEHEYGIKVTWRRRPHIMKYLRQQGKLSAADILVKANIELSRRQAHA; encoded by the exons ATGCCTCCGAAGAAGAAGTGTACCTACAAGGccaggaaggcagagctggtTTTCCTTGAGAGGCCACGGGCAGGACCCATCCATTGTTATGAAACTCCACTGCATTTGGCCGAGAATCCCAGACGTGTGCCTACAAAACCTGTGGACCAGAACACCTCTGCTGCCTGG GTGTGCCCACAATTTGACACAACTAAGTCAGTGGTGTTGAAAGCATGCCAGAAGAAGCATCGTGGTCCTCACAAGCCCTATAATCATGATGCCAACCACAGTTCATTTCATGCAGGAGGAGCTTGTCGAGGAGCTGTAGCCTGCAGATTTCCTCCTTTAACTTTTGAGAATCCATCAGGACATGCAGTACCTCAGCTGGATGATCCAAATCGCCTGAGAAAGAATGCACAATGCTCTCACAACCAGCCTAAGAAAGGGACAGCAGCAAACGCCAGCATCGAGGTGAAGAGTCCAGATAACTGTGGAGAGCCTGCTCCCCAGCCTGTGGAGCAAGAAGTCCTTAGTCCACCAGATGCAGAGGCTGCACAGGCTCCTTCCCCAAGGAATGGGAGATGCAGCAACACTCTGTCACAAAGTAGTCACGCCTGGCATCCAGAAAAAGAGCTGGCGTTTGGTATTGAGCCCTGTGGGAGACGGGAGTCGGCAGCAGTACTGGTCACTGATACTCCCGAGCACGAGTATGGAATAAAGGTCACCTGGAGACGGCGGCCTCACATAATGAAGTACCTGCGGCAGCAAGGGAAACTGAGCGCTGCTGATATTCTGGTGAAAGCAAACATCGAGCTCTCAAGGAGACAGGCCCACGCCTGA
- the FOXM1 gene encoding forkhead box protein M1, whose product MRTSPRRPLILKRRKLTLPQKDESSTSARDENRGQDEKTPKQEHRQEDQHNRQPRDKRDCGLQKFPAGIRIIDHPTMPNTQVVAIPTNADIQSIIEALTAKGKECGNNGPNKFILISGGGTSRSAGPAPSQHLPSEKKASAAIKAADGQEREKNVAQTPGLAGSTALWHSGVDPLIGQEQESNSSGETMSSVLDNSLTNIQWLGKMRSDGLNPSSVKEDTEKENQMPLQERVKTEEEAAAAIPTAAASSSWQDSVSERPPYSYMAMIQFAINSTEKKRMTLKDIYTWIEDHFPYFKHVAKPGWKNSIRHNLSLHDMFVRETSANGKISFWTIHPDANRCLTLDQVFKPLDLGSPTSPECSESQQKSRLPDPLKNMGSKSEPQNSRRKMKPLLPRVNSYLVPIQFPLSQPLVLQPSMKVPLSMAQGASLNSSETLQSNKRVRIAPKMSLSAEESPSLPTAAVKEEGQSDEGLFSPTHSVQHNSSQPGEELSSFPEGACIKEEEGSQLGDWLSPFASTVTVKEEPSLFLPDSSTKERKQFTTLKSPSKAVSDSLVIKRRERREVGRSRRKQHLALPCSEEPVLVLPESSGFDPFRLGADRPFPQENQPLEKVSQLSCSQGEEGAFKTPVKDMFSKLPVSSTPSKVSATTTPSLEGLDPWKSASLAKGSHELDFSPVKTLQLPFTPLQDNQDLLGFNSTPLKNPLFDSPRELLNTESSDMVHVPLTSSPAFIRDASKQSSVELTASGFTENRSLMEGLILDTMNDSLSKILLDISFPGLEDENLGTDISWSQLIPELK is encoded by the exons ATGAGGACCAGCCCTCGCAGGCCCTTAATTCTCAAAAGACGGAAACTGACCCTCCCACAGAAGGATGAATCCAGTACTTCAGCACGAGATGAGAACAGAGGTCAGGATGAAAAGACTCCTaagcaggagcacaggcaggaaGATCAACACAACAGACAACCCAGAGACAAAAGGGACTGTGGCCTGCAGAAATTCCCAGCAGGAATAAGGATAATTGACCATCCTACAATGCCCAACACGCAGGTGGTGGCCATCCCTACAAATGCTGATATCCAGAGCATCATAGAGGCAttgacagcaaaaggaaaagagtgTGGCAACAATGGACCTAACAAGTTCATTCTCATTAGCGGTGGGGGCACATCCCGTTCAGCAGGTCCAGCACCATCACAGCATCTCCCATCAGAGAAGAAAGCCAGTGCAGCAATCAAGGCTGCAGATGGtcaagaaagagagaagaatgtTGCACAGACACCTGGTCTTGCAGGCAGTACAGCACTCTGGCATTCAGGAGTTGATCCTCTGATTGGACAGGAACAGGAGAGCAACA GCAGTGGCGAGACAATGAGCTCCGTGTTGGACAACAGTCTCACTAACATCCAGTGGCTGGGGAAGATGAGATCCGATGGACTAAATCCCTCTTCTGTGAAGGaagacacagagaaagagaatCAGATGCCTCTGCAGGAAAGAGTCAAG ACTGAagaagaagctgctgctgctattcctactgctgctgcctcctcctcatgGCAGGATTCAGTGTCAGAACGACCTCCTTACTCCTACATGGCCATGATCCAGTTTGCCATCAACAGCACTGAGAAGAAGCGCATGACCCTGAAGGACATCTATACCTGGATTGAGGATCATTTCCCTTATTTTAAACATGTAGCTAAGCCAGGTTGGAAG AACTCCATTCGGCACAACCTGTCTCTTCATGATATGTTTGTCCGTGAGACGTCTGCTAATGGTAAAATCTCCTTCTGGACTATTCACCCTGATGCAAACCGTTGCCTAACATTGGACCAGGTATTTAAG CCGCTGGACTTGGGGTCACCAACATCGCCTGAGTGCTCTGAATCA CAACAAAAGAGTCGTCTTCCAGATCCCCTGAAGAACATGGGAAGCAAAAGTGAACCCCAGAATTCAC gCCGAAAGATGAAGCCTTTGCTTCCTCGTGTCAACTCCTACCTGGTTCCGATCCAGTTTCCTTTGAGTCAGCCTCTTGTCTTGCAGCCTTCTATGAAGGTTCCTCTGTCCATGGCACAGGGAGCTTCCCTTAACAGCTCGGAGACTTTGCAGAGCAATAAGCGTGTGCGCATTGCTCCAAAG ATGTCACTGTCTGCAGAAGAGTCACCCTCCTTACCCACGGCTGCTGTCAAGGAGGAAGGTCAAAGTGACGAAGGTTTATTTTCCCCAACCCATTCCGTACAGCACAACAGCTCACAGCCTGGTGAGGAATTGTCTTCTTTCCCTGAGGGTGCCTGTataaaggaggaagaaggctCTCAGCTGGGTGATTGGCTGTCCCCATTTGCCTCAACCGTAACAGTCAAGGAAGAGCCAAGCTTGTTCCTCCCAGACTCATCCacaaaggagaggaaacaaTTCACCACACTGAAGTCCCCATCTAAGGCAGTTTCTGACTCTTTAGTTataaagaggagggaaaggcgGGAAGTGGGCAGATCCAGAAGGAAACAACACCTAGCACTGCCTTGTTCAGAAGAACCTGTCCTTGTTTTGCCAGAAAGCAGCGGCTTTGACCCTTTCCGGTTAGGGGCAGACCGTCCCTTCCCGCAGGAAAACCAGCCCCTTGAGAAGGTATCGCAGCTCAGCTGCTCACAGGGAGAAGAGGGGGCCTTTAAAACACCAGTCAAGGACATGTTCAGCAAATTGCCGGTTTCTTCCACTCCCAGCAAAGTCTCAGCCACTACTACCCCATCACTAGAGGGCCTTGACCCCTGGAAGTCTGCTTCCTTAGCCAAGGGAAGTCATGAGCTGGACTTCAGTCCAGTGAAAACCCTTCAGCTGCCATTCACACCCCTCCAGGACAACCAGGACTTGCTGGGTTTTAACAGCACACCCCTTAAAAATCCTCTCTTTGATTCTCCTCGGGAACTGCTCAATACAGAATCCAGTGACATGGTCCATGTGCCCCTCACGAGCTCTCCAGCGTTTATTCGTGACGCTTCCAAGCAATCCTCTGTTGAACTGACAGCCTCTGGCTTTACTGAAAACCGGTCACTCATGGAGGGCCTTATCCTGGACACCATGAATGACAGTCTCAGCAAAATCCTTCTAGATATCAGCTTTCCTGGTCTTGAGGATGAAAATTTAGGAACAGATATTAGTTGGTCTCAGCTCATACCTGAACTGAAATGA